TTTTACGTTGCGCTTTTCTGCGGCGGCAGGCTTTGCCTTGGGCTGCTCCGGCGCAGGTTCTTCTTGTCGGGGCGGCGGCGTTTCGGCCTGATGCTGGCGATTCAGTTCGCTGTAAATGTCTTCAAACACGCGGCGTGCAAAGGGGTCTGTAAGCAGGTCGCGCAGTACATCGTGCTCGGAATATCCGTTTTGCGCGCCCTGTTGCCCGGCGCTGGGGCCTTTTGCCCCTGTCTGAGCCTGTTCCTGCCTGCTGGCCCGGTTTGCCCCCGCAGCGCCCCCAGCAGCTTCGCCTGCTCCTGCTCCCGCCGCGCCATTTGTCCCGGCCGCACCAGAGCTGTCAGTGGGGCCAGTTGCCCCCGCTGCGCCAGCAGCCCCTGCCTGTCGGGCACTTTCAGATTCCGCGCTGGCGTTTTGCCGGGCTTCTTTTTCCGCACGGGCAGAAGCCTGCCGTTCGTTTTCTTCCGCCTCATCCTTTGCCGCGCGCGCTCTGGCTTCTTCCTGCTCGGCCCTGCTGGCCTCGGTTGAGGCGCGCACGGTGTCTTCGTGCTTGAGCACGGCAGAAAGTGCCACGTAGGCCTCGTTGAGCAGCTGAAAATCCTTGCTGGCATCGGGGTTGCCGGGATTTAGGTCGGGGTGCAGCTCAAAAGCCCGTCGCCGGTAGGCCCGCTTGAGGTCTGCCGTGTCGGCGTCTTTTTTCAGCTTGAGAATGTCGTAGCATTCTTTAAGCGAGATTTGGCGGGGGCGGCGTCGCATGGCTACTTAAGGATTAGCGCGTTAGCTTCGCACGAGGGGTCAGATGCAAGAAGACCATTTTCCTGCAGATATTCCCGCCCTTCGCGTGCAAACTGGGCATGCTTGGCATCTGGTTCGATACCAGGGCAAAATTCCTTGGCCATGGCAAGGCTTGCCGCGTCTTCGATATTGCCGCGAAAGAAAGGCCATGCCCTGCATATGGAGGGTTTGCCCTCGTGCACGCCACAGCCGCTGCCCTGATGGAAAAACACGCAGTAACCATCTTCGCCGCAGCGTATCTTGAGCTTGCCGCCGATGCGCTCGCAGTACTGGTCTGCCACCTGTTCCGGTGGCAGCTGCATGTGAGCGGCCAGCCGGGTCATATCGGTTGGGCTCACGACAATGCCGCCCCTGCCTTCGCAGCAGTGGCCACACATGCGGCAGTTAAAAACTGATTCTCCGTTAACGGCGGTCATGGGCTAAAATCCTTGGCCTTGAGAAGTGAGCGAAGGGCGCAGCAATCGCGCGTGTTCAACCATGATGCAGGAATCTTCAACCACGGTTATGCCGGTATCGGCCAGAACCGCGCGTGCTTCTGGCGAGCGTATGCCAAGCTGCATCCAGAAGAGTTTGGGCTTCCAGCCAAGGCCCAGAACTTCTTGCGCATGGCCGGGGCAATATTCCGGCGCGCGAAAAAGATTGATGATATCCACGGGTTCTGGCAGTTCCGCAATGCTTGGCACAGCAGGCAAGCCCCACACCTCCTTGCGCACCGGGTGCACAGGAAAAATGCGGTATCCCTGCTCAAGCAGGTAGCGGCCAACCCTGTCCACAGCCTGACCGGGTTTGTCCTTGGCGCCGATAATGGCGATACTGCGCAATTCACCAAACATGGCGCGCATCAGTCTGTCGTCAAGCATAGTACATCCATGCCGCCATGGGGCGGATAGTCAGCGGGCAGCCCAGTGGGTTGCTCCCGTGGTTATATCTGTAAACATTTCTAATAGACGGCAATGGCAAAATGCGCAAGTTCCAGGCCCCGATTTATCGAAATATAGCTCCCCGGCTGTTCTGTGACTCCCCACTCATGCAACTGACCGTGCCCTCCAGGGCTACGCAGCCCTGGGTGGAGGGCTCGCTTCCTTGTTCGATTCGCGCAGTGGGCCGGAAAAAAGCGGGGCTATGGCCAGCAGTTTTTCTGTTTTGCCAAACAGATACACCACGTCGTCAGATTCAAAAAGGTCGTTGGGTTCTGGCGATGCCTGTGTTGCGCCATTGCGCAAAATGGCAATGACCGTCACCCCGTATTTGCGGCGCATCTGGCTTTGGGCCAGGCTGATACCGCAGAGCGGCGATGCCTGGGAAAGCCGCATGGCCTGAACGCCCATATCGGGCAGGCGGCTTACCATGGAATCGAGCGAATCTACCGAAGCGCTCATACGGCGGATCATGCGGTAGTTTTCCTGCCGGATGCGCGCGGCGAACGAATCGATATCCTGCCGGGGCACTAGATAGCGCGTGAGCACACGACTGAAGACCTCGATGGAGGTTTCAAATTCCTCGGCTATCACCTCGTCCGCACCAAGCTGGCGCAAGGGGGCGACCTCACTCACAAAGCGCGTGCGGGCAATAATATGCAGGTGCGGGTTAAAGCGGCGGGCCTCGATAACAATGGCGCGCACTGCTGAAGGGTCGGAAATCACGATGGCCAGCACCCGTGCCTTGGTGACGCCAAGGTGTTCAAGCACGATGGGTTGCGAGGCGTCGCCGTGCGAGATGGGTTCCTTGTGGCGGTAGCGGGTGACGGTTTCGGGGTTCATTTCAAGAATGGTATAGCAAAGGCCCGACTCGCGGGCCACATGGGCCAGATGCTTGCCGCTGATGCCAAAGCCAACGATGATCAGGTGGTCTTTCATGGCGCACGCGCCTTCGTGGTTTTCAGCCGTGGCAAGCTTGTGCTCGTTGCGTTTGCCCGCCACCAGATCGGCAAAGCGGGGTGCAATGGCCATAAGGCCAGGCGTAAGCATCATGGTGAGCACGCTTACATCAAGAAATGTCTGGTAGGCGTTCATGTCAAAAAGCTTGGCACTCAGGCCCGAGGCCGCCAGAACAAAGGCAAATTCACCCACCTGCGCCAGAGAGAGCGAGGTGATGATGGCTGCCCGCAGGGGGTAGCCCTGCACCAGCACCGCAGGCAGGGTGAGCAGGGTTTTGATGACGATGAACAGCGCCGTTATGACAAGAATGCTGACAACATGCTGAGAAAAATATTCCAGGTTCAGCATCATGCCCACAGAGATGAAAAACAGGCTCATGAACACATCGCGGTAGGGCAAAATACCCGAGATAACGCTCATGCTGTACTGCGAGCGGGCGAGCATGAGGCCAGCCATAAAGGCCCCAAGCGAAAGGGAAAGCCCCAGATAGTTGGTGAGCATGGCCATACCGAGGCACAGGCCAAGGGTCGAGAGCAGCAGAATTTCTCTGGTGCGGGTGCGCACCACGGCTTCCATGAGCCTGTCGAGGCCAAAGCGGGCGAAAAGCAGCACGCAGCCAAGCACCGCTACCACGCGCAGGGTAGAGAACACCGCGCCTTCAAGCGAAAGCTCAAGCGTGCCGGCCAGCAGGGGCACGCACAGCAGCATGGGGGCCACCATGATGTCCTGAAACACAAGAATGGCCAGTGAAAGGCGTCCTGTGGGCGTATTGGTGGCCCCGCGCTCCTGCAAAATGCGCAGCACAATGGCCGAAGATGAGAGCGCCACCAGGCAGCCCCACAAAATACCCTGCTGAAACGTGCCGTGGCTCAGCAGCATGGCAATGCCAGCAACAGCCATGACCGTAAGGCCTATTTGAAGGCTGCCGCCCAAAAAAACCGGCCTTTTCAACCGGTTGAGGGCTTCGCCAGAAAGCTCCATGCCAATGGTGAACAGCAGCATGGCAACGCCAAGCTCTGCAATGTGGTCAATGGCCCGCATGTCTTTGACAATGCCAAGCAGCGAAGGGCCACACAAAACGCCTGTGAGCAAAAAACCCACCGTGGCGGGCAGTTTGATCTTGTTACAGACGATGGTGACAAAGATCGAAAGCAGAAAAATAATGACTATTTCATAAAGCAAAGGAACTTCCATGCAGCCTCCTGCGACAATCTAGCACTGCGGGCCTGCACTGTGCAAGGCGCAGTGTGCCCATAGCAGACAGCCCACGCTCGGTGCATGGCTGCTCCGGGCGTGGGCTGTCTGCGTGTAACTGTTTGCAATATTTTTTGTTTGCCGCGTGTCTGTCAATTGCCGGGGCGCATGTCGGGCAGGGCCACAAAGGGGCCAACGGATATCTCCCGTGCCGGAGCCAGCAGTACCTGCTGCCCGTCGTCCATCTGCACAAGGCCGTCTGACATAAAAGTAAGCCGCAGAGGCACAACCACTGTGCGCAGCATGGTCAGCTGGTCTTTTTCCATACGCGGGGCAATGCTTTGCTGTCTGCCGTCGGCCTGCCAGCGCAGGGTGCATGCGACAGTGGCAAGACCGTAAACAGTGCCTTTTTCGTCAAAGCACAGGGAATTTACATCGCCGCAGATGGCCGAGGCCGTGGAATCGTATGCTGCCAGATCGCCCAGAGGCGTGGGTACATGTACAGGGCGCGCTGGTTCGCAGCTGCGCAGGTTGCCGTTTTCGTAAAAGGCGCAGCCAAACCGCACCGGCAGGGGGCCCAGGGGGGTGGCGATCCGCAAGTTTTCACCTGGCCAGAAGGTGACGCTTTCAAGCATGCCGGAAGCATGGAAGCGCAGACCCTGAACCTTGGCGTTTACGCTTTGCCCATGCAGGTTAAGGCTGAGCTCTGTGGCAAGCCTGCGTTCGTCCTGTTCTGTCCAGTAACCGCTCAGCTTGCCCTTGCGCAGCAAAATGCGTTTGAGCGAACCTTTTTCGTGCCAGGCCAGCCATTCGGCGGGCATATCGCCCAGTGGCGTGTTTACTGTGGTCTGGCTTTGCAGCTCAAGGCTGCGCCACATGCCGTTGGGGTACAGGCTGAAACTCTTGCCACTGCTGCGGCGCACGTCTTCTGGGTCGTAGAGCGCAACCAGCCTGCCCTGCGGCGTGGGCACGCTGTTTTCTTCCAGCAGGCGGCAGTCCTGAGGTGTGCCGCCGGGCCAGCGCGTGAGCACATGCACGTCGCTGACAGGGCCATAGGGGGTCAGTACCGTTTCCAGTTGCAGCGATGTCATGGCAGACTCCTACACGCCGTCTGGCGTTGTTTCGCCGCAGAGTGCGTGCGAAATGCGGGCGCGGACGGTTCCGTCATCCTGCCGGGCAAGGGAGCAGGTAAGACGATGCTGGCGCATGTGCTCCTCAAGCCAGGGGGGCATATGCCCGCAGATGACCTCGAGCTCCACAAAGGGAGTGAACGCAAAAAATGGCCGCAGGGCTTTTTTTGACGTGATCTCAGGGTGGGCGGCCTGCACTTCCATAAGGTTGATGGTATACACGCCGGGGGTATCTGTGGGCGTGGGGGCCGTGGGGGCCTGCACCTCGCCCTGTGCCGAAGCCAGAATTTCGCTGGCAAGGGCGTCGAGGATATCGGGCGAAAAGGCATCCAGCTCGCACAGGCAAAAGCCCATGCGGTTCAGTTCGTTGTAGGCAAGGCCAGAAATGCTGAGCCCGGCAATGGCGGCCTGATCTGGCAGCAGCTGGGCAAGTTTGCGCAGCTCATCGCGTATCTGGGGCAGGGTGGTGCAGCCCTCAAGCGAAAAAGGCACGGATTCAGAGGTATGCCAGCCCTTGCCCGTACTCCAGTCGCGCTGCCAGACAGCAAGGTGTGTGCAGTTATCCATGGAGCTTACGGAATTTTCTGTATTTTCCAGTACTGCAATGCAGTCACATTTCATGGCGATCTCCGTGTGCCTGGGCTTCCAGAGTGTTAACGGCAACCAGTAATATGGTTATTTAAAATAACATCTATCTATATGCCGTAATTATAATAAAGGTATTTTGGCACAAGATGGATTTCGTTCTCTGCCAAGGAAGACAATCCTGCTTTGAGGTAATGTACTCTTATAGTGCTTGGCCGAAAATGCAGGCGCAGCCCGCGCTGATCGTTGCCCGCTTGCCGGGCTTGGGAACAGCGGCAGCAATGGACGTGTCAGGTTCACTTTATCCAATTGCTTTAGTCATCCGTAGCTTCCTGCGTCGTACCGGCTAACGCGACGATGGCAGAGGATAAAAGACGCTTGTGTCGCTATAAGCCAAAGGGGCGGGTGCCATAGCTGTACCCCAGATGTTTGCCCCAGCCGCTCATGGATTTTTGTGGCAAGAGCGTGGCCGCAAGGCGTTCCAGCTCAAGAGCCTTGCGGGAATCTACCGCGCACGAGGTGTTGCCAAGCCGCGCGGCCGCAGCCGTAAAGGTTGCCAGCCCGCAGTTGCCCGCCCTTTCGCCAATGCCCCACAAGGTGGTGTTGACGTATCGCGCCCCGGCGTTGACGGCCATGAGCGAATTGGCCACGGCCATGCCAAAATCGTTGTGCGCGTGTATTTCCACGTCCACGCCTGCCTCGCGCAGCATGCGCACGGCCCGCCACACCTTGTCGGGCGTGTAGCAGCCCACGGTGTCGCTGAGGCGCACGCGCACCACGCCGCACTGGCGGGCAGCCCGCGCCGCTTCCTTCAGCTGGTCGGGTGTGGCGTGCGAGGCGTCCTCAAAACCCACGGTAACTTCCGCACCACGGCTGGCAGCAAGGGCCGCGCACTTTGCCAGCGAGGCAAGCACCTCGGCACGGGTAGTTTTGAGTTTGTCCTTGATCTGCCGGTCAGAAACAGGACAGCACAGGTGGATGATGTGGGGAGAACAGTCGAAGGAGTGGCGCACGTCGCTTTCGCGCAGACGGTTCCAGGTAGAGACTCGGGCGGTTGCACAGGCCTCGCGGATGGAGCGGATGGTGGCTTTTTCGTTTTCGCCCATGGCGGGAACGCCCGCCTCAATCTGGTCCACGCCGGCCTCGTCCATCATGGACGCAAGGCGGATTTTGAGGGCTGGGGCAAAGGCAAAACCGGGGGCCTGCTCGCCGTCGCGCAGGGTGGTATCGACAATAATGATCTCAGGCATGACCCACCTCCACAGAAGCCGTTGCGCCCGAAAGACCGCAACAGTCCATTCGGGCAGAAGACAAGGATTCGGGGGGATGGCATGTGTGACACAGGTCGAGAAACTGGGCGTCGGTCAGGCTGCACTGCTGGTGTTCGGCAAGCTGCTGAACCTTGACCAGCATATGTTCTTCCTCTGTACGGGGCAAGCTTAAACCAAGCTGGCGGGCCTTGATGCGCAGGGAAACGCGGCCAGAATGCTTGCCCACTACAATCTGGCGTTCAAGCCCCACGGTGGCTGGCGGGTACGGCTCGTAAAGAAAGGGCTTTTTGACAATGCCGTCCACATGGATGCCAGATTCAACGGCAAAGATATCCGCACCCAGCACAGCCTTGTGACGGGATATGTCAAAGCCCGCCTGCGCCAGCAGGGCGGTGGCCTGCGGTATTTTATCAAGGTTTGCAAGGCCTGTTTCAATCCCCTGCGCGTACAGGCTCAGGGCCACTTCTTCCAGCGCCGGTCCGGCATCGGGGCCGTGCAGGGCAGAGCCGCCAATGCAGCCCGCCACGCGGGGGCCGCCCTTGAGCAGCCACAACACGGCCAGGGCCGTGGCGCAACCAGCGTGGTCGCCGGGGCAGAATTCCACCGTGTCCTTAATGACGGCAAAGCGGGGCCAGAGGTCGGTTTCAAAAGTATAAAGGGCATCGCAGCAGCCGCTCAGGCGCGCCCACGGCCCGTAAGGAGCCGGACGCTTGCCCGTGAGGCGGGTCCTGGTGCTGGCTGCGGCAAACTGCAGGTCTGGGGGAATTTCGACTACAAAGCCCATGTGGTGCATGAGGTCGATCCATTCCCCGGCCCAGAGCGCAAATTCGTCTGCGGTCTGCCTTTCCTCTTGCGAGTGCGCGGCTGGCAGCACCCGGTAGAGCAGGCAGAGCGTTCTGTCCACCAGTTGCGGCATGGAAATAACCTCTTGGCAAAGATGGCGTGTACCCCGACCTGACCGGTTTGCCTCCGGTCAGGTCGGTGGAATGGGCCGGAATTATCCGCAGAGCGCCCTGGCGGCGTCATTCACGGCCTTGTCCACATTTTCGTACTGGGTGAACACGCGTATTCCCCTGGTCTCAAGCTTTTTCAGCGGGCTTTCGCCTATGCGCAGGGCCAGCACACCCTCGCAGTCGTCCACGGCGGCCAGAATGCCCGCCATGCGCCCTGCCTTTTCGCCGCAGTCGTCCATGCCGTTGCAGTATCGGGAGACACTGCGGGTTTCCACGTAGCTGGCGGCAGCGCCGTCGCTTTCGTAGATATAGAACTGGTCGGCCTGACCAAAGTGCTGGTCAACGGTCATACCGGTCTTGGAGGCCACGGCAATGCGTATCTTGCGGGCCACGGCGAGCCTTGATTCTTCCACCATGGGGGCCTTTTCGGCCACTGGCGGGCGGTAATCAATGGATTTGTCGTCGCCCAGCAGGCCCACGGCATCGGCACGGCACTGCTTGCAGTGATACATCTGCTTGAGAGTGGGTTCGCAGCTGCGGCGCATGTCCATGAGTTCCTTGTTGCTCACAAGGGGCATGTTTTCAAAAACGCTGCCCTTGACCGGGATGAGCTGCATGATGTTGGTCATAACCGCGCCAAGTTCGCGCGCGGTTTCCACAACCTGCGGAATGTGCCCGTCGTTGATGCCCTTGAGCAGCACGGTGTTGACCTTGCACACGATACCAGCCTTGGTAAGGGCGCGCAGGCCCGCCATCTGGTTGGCCAGCAGGAGGGCGGCCGCGGTTTCGCCCGTGTAGCGCTTGCCCCTGTACATGGCGAACTTGTAAATCTGCGCGCCAATGGCGGGGTCAACGGCGTTGATGGTAACGGTGGCGTGGCTCACGCCCACGCGCTTCATGTCTTCCACGTATTCCGGCAGGGCCAGACCGTTGGTGGACATGCAGAAGGTGATATTGGGGTCTTCCCTGCGGATCATCTCAAGCGTGCGGAAGGTTTCCTCGGGGTTTGCCAGCGAATCGCCGGGGCCGGCGATGCCCACAACCGTAAGGTTGGGCATGTCGCGCTTTACAGCCATAAAGCGGTCAAAGGCCTGCGTGGGGGTGAGCACGGCTGTGGTAACGCCGGGGCGGCTCTCGTTGACGCAATCGTACTTGCGCAGGCAGTAGTTGCAGCTCAGGTTGCACTTGGGCGCGATGGGCAGGTGCAGCCGCGCCGAGGTGGCACAGGCCCCACAGCTGAAACAGGGGTGGGATTTGGTGCGTTCTGCACTTACGGCGGCCAGCTCGGTGAGCGCGGCGGCAGGTGCAACGGGTTCGCTGGTCAGCTCAGTGGCCGGGGCGCTGGCAGAAGCGCTGGCAGATTCGGTAACTTCAATGCGCGAGGCTTCAGCTTCCATGGCGGTATCTTCCTTGAAGTACTTGTTGAGAAGCTCCTCGCGGAAGCTGCCTTCGGTAAACTGCAACATGGCGTTGGCCGTGGCTTCCATGAGACTGAGCGAGCCGTCATAGAACAGCAGGCGCGTGCGCTGTCCGCCAACCCTGTCGTGGATGGGAAAACCGTAACGCAAGAGAGGGACGTGGTGGCTTTCCTCAATGCGGCGACCGTCTGAATTGCCCAGCATGAGGTTTGCCTTGCGCGCAAGCAGGGCGTTTTCAATGGCGGCAAAGTCGGCAAAATTCAGAATGTCAAAGTCGCCGCTGAACTGGGTTTCCGTGGCCTTGGCCATATCTGGAGCAAGGACCTTTTCAAAACTGACGCAGCGGCTGCCGGTGGCGGCCACAACGGGCACGGCTCCGTTTTCACTCGAGGCGCGCACAAGACCCAGCACCATATCTGGTTCGCCAAAGACGGCCACACGGCACTGCGCGTTGTACTTGTGCGCGTCGATCATGGCGTCGAGATAGCGGGCGCGTTCTTCGCGTATGGTGGCGGGTACTTGCCCGCCGAGAGCCTCAAGCGTGGCTACAAGGGCATCGGCATCGCGCAGGCCCACGGGCAGGTTCATGCGCAGCAGTGGCACACCGTAGGTATCGCGCAGGTACGCGCCGGGTGAATATTCTTCGGGGCAGAATGGCGCGAGTTCGAGGGTCATGCGCGCGCCAGCCATAAGGCCAATGCGGGCAAGCGTTGTACCATACTGAGGCAAACGGTTGTAGTTGTCTTCATGCCCGCCATCGAGGTTTTGCGAAAGATCTGGCAGCAGCACGTAGTCGAGGCCGCAACCGTCTAGCAGCGCCTTGAGTGCCCTGGAATCAGCCGCAGAAAGGTGCCCTGTGATGATGTTGACCACGTTGTTGGGCGTGGCATTCATGGGCACGTGGCGCACAATGGCGTGCAACGCGCGAAAAAATCCTTCGTACTGCGAGCCGCCGTAGCCGGGCGAAGAAACGGGAATGATGGTGGCCGTTACTTCAGGGTGTTCGTCCTTGAACTGCCTGATGATGGCGGGCACATCTTCGCCAATGGTTTCGGCCAGGCAGGTGGTGGAAACGCCGATCACCTCGGGGTTGTAGAGCTTGATAAGGTTTTCAAGCCCCTTGAGCAGGTTCTTGGTGCCGCCGAATACCGTGCCTTCTTCCGTAAGCGAAGACGAGGCGATATCAACCGGCTCATTGTAGTGGGTTGCCATGTGCCGCCGAATGTAGGTGCTGCATCCCTGCGAGCCGTGCAGAATGCTCATGCTCTTGCTGATGCCGTAGAAGGCGCTTACCGAACCCATGGGCATGCACATCTTGCAGGGATTTGTATTCAGGTTGACAAGATTGGCGCTCATTGTCTTCTCCTTTGTTCCAGGCGGCCAGTGGCCGCGGCGGCGGGCAAACTGCGTGCAAGCCGATTACGCTGTGCTAGAAATATGCTGCTCTTGCGGCCAGTGCTTCGCGCACCAGATTGGCCTGCGCCTGCGTTGCCTCGGCAAATGAGGCAGAGCTGCGCGTAAACTGCCAGACAGGGCTATTGATCGAAAGGTTCACCTCGCGGGTGAAGTTTTCCACGCCTTCAAAGCCGCCCAAAGCGTGTTTGCGCTCGTGGTTGTGGTCGCAAAAGGCAATGCCCAGCTTGTAGGCCAGGGGGCGTTCCTTGACGCCGCCCACCAGAATATCCGCTCCTTTCTGCTTCATGAAGGTTTCAAGCTCTGCGGGGTTGGCATCGTCAAGAATGACCGTGCCGGGGTTCACGAGGCTTGAAATGATTTCATAATCTTCAGGCTTGCCGGTCTGGGTTCCTACCACCACGGTTTCGATGCCCATTTCGTTAAACTGACGGATGAGCGATATGGCCTTGAAGCCGCCGCCTACAAAGATGGCGGCCTTCTTGCCCACAAAATGGGGCTTGTACTGTTCAAGAAACGCTTCAGCCTTTGCGCCGCGCTCGGCAATAAGGGCTTCGGCCTTGCGTTTGGCGTAGTCGTCGTTGAGGCGCTCGGCCACCTGCCGCAGGGCAGTGGAGGTGTCCTCTACCCCAAAGAAGCTGGCGCGCATCCAGGGAACGCCCATTTCGTCTTCCATGCGGTGGGCCAGATACATCATGGAACCGGCGCACTGCACGATATTGAGCTGGGCCGCCGGGGCCTTGATGAGCGTTTCGTAGGCTGCATCGCCCGTAAGGGTGGCAACAATGGGAATGCCCATTTCCCGCAGGTAGTTGCGGATAATCCACATTTCGCCCGCAAGGTTATAGTCGCCCAGTATGTTGACGCCCTTGAGCCTGGGCTGTTCCTTGTGCGGCTCCATAAGCTGCACCAGCGCATTGCAGGCCATGCGGTAGCCCGTGGACTTGGTGCCCGAAAAACCTGGAGCCTTGACCGCGATCACACGGATTCCGTGCTTTTTTTCCGCATTGCGGCACACGGCTTCCACATCGTCGCCGATAACGCCCACAATGCAGGTGGCGTACACAAAAATGAGCTTGGGCGAATAGTTGGCAATGGCCTCGTCAATGGCGCGGGTGAGTTTTTCCGCACCGCCAAAAACAATGTCTTTTTCCTGCAGGTCTGTGGAAAAGCTGTTGCGGAACAGTTCAGAGCCGCTGGTGAGGCTGCCGCGAATATCCCAGGTATAGCTGGC
The Desulfovibrio sp. DNA segment above includes these coding regions:
- a CDS encoding J domain-containing protein — encoded protein: MRRRPRQISLKECYDILKLKKDADTADLKRAYRRRAFELHPDLNPGNPDASKDFQLLNEAYVALSAVLKHEDTVRASTEASRAEQEEARARAAKDEAEENERQASARAEKEARQNASAESESARQAGAAGAAGATGPTDSSGAAGTNGAAGAGAGEAAGGAAGANRASRQEQAQTGAKGPSAGQQGAQNGYSEHDVLRDLLTDPFARRVFEDIYSELNRQHQAETPPPRQEEPAPEQPKAKPAAAEKRNVKLHQSNLAWGTPKWNKEHSKGVTGMVKGWLRRQIDEEQSLTLPSANLAPGKRIRLQIRQALSGELKTVEITLPPDFAVGKPIRLRGLGKRVGPWQGDLYLILTNE
- a CDS encoding YkgJ family cysteine cluster protein, with amino-acid sequence MTAVNGESVFNCRMCGHCCEGRGGIVVSPTDMTRLAAHMQLPPEQVADQYCERIGGKLKIRCGEDGYCVFFHQGSGCGVHEGKPSICRAWPFFRGNIEDAASLAMAKEFCPGIEPDAKHAQFAREGREYLQENGLLASDPSCEANALILK
- a CDS encoding CoA-binding protein encodes the protein MLDDRLMRAMFGELRSIAIIGAKDKPGQAVDRVGRYLLEQGYRIFPVHPVRKEVWGLPAVPSIAELPEPVDIINLFRAPEYCPGHAQEVLGLGWKPKLFWMQLGIRSPEARAVLADTGITVVEDSCIMVEHARLLRPSLTSQGQGF
- a CDS encoding cation:proton antiporter — encoded protein: MEVPLLYEIVIIFLLSIFVTIVCNKIKLPATVGFLLTGVLCGPSLLGIVKDMRAIDHIAELGVAMLLFTIGMELSGEALNRLKRPVFLGGSLQIGLTVMAVAGIAMLLSHGTFQQGILWGCLVALSSSAIVLRILQERGATNTPTGRLSLAILVFQDIMVAPMLLCVPLLAGTLELSLEGAVFSTLRVVAVLGCVLLFARFGLDRLMEAVVRTRTREILLLSTLGLCLGMAMLTNYLGLSLSLGAFMAGLMLARSQYSMSVISGILPYRDVFMSLFFISVGMMLNLEYFSQHVVSILVITALFIVIKTLLTLPAVLVQGYPLRAAIITSLSLAQVGEFAFVLAASGLSAKLFDMNAYQTFLDVSVLTMMLTPGLMAIAPRFADLVAGKRNEHKLATAENHEGACAMKDHLIIVGFGISGKHLAHVARESGLCYTILEMNPETVTRYRHKEPISHGDASQPIVLEHLGVTKARVLAIVISDPSAVRAIVIEARRFNPHLHIIARTRFVSEVAPLRQLGADEVIAEEFETSIEVFSRVLTRYLVPRQDIDSFAARIRQENYRMIRRMSASVDSLDSMVSRLPDMGVQAMRLSQASPLCGISLAQSQMRRKYGVTVIAILRNGATQASPEPNDLFESDDVVYLFGKTEKLLAIAPLFSGPLRESNKEASPPPRAA
- a CDS encoding Fe-only nitrogenase accessory AnfO family protein translates to MKCDCIAVLENTENSVSSMDNCTHLAVWQRDWSTGKGWHTSESVPFSLEGCTTLPQIRDELRKLAQLLPDQAAIAGLSISGLAYNELNRMGFCLCELDAFSPDILDALASEILASAQGEVQAPTAPTPTDTPGVYTINLMEVQAAHPEITSKKALRPFFAFTPFVELEVICGHMPPWLEEHMRQHRLTCSLARQDDGTVRARISHALCGETTPDGV
- the nifB gene encoding nitrogenase cofactor biosynthesis protein NifB, which produces MSANLVNLNTNPCKMCMPMGSVSAFYGISKSMSILHGSQGCSTYIRRHMATHYNEPVDIASSSLTEEGTVFGGTKNLLKGLENLIKLYNPEVIGVSTTCLAETIGEDVPAIIRQFKDEHPEVTATIIPVSSPGYGGSQYEGFFRALHAIVRHVPMNATPNNVVNIITGHLSAADSRALKALLDGCGLDYVLLPDLSQNLDGGHEDNYNRLPQYGTTLARIGLMAGARMTLELAPFCPEEYSPGAYLRDTYGVPLLRMNLPVGLRDADALVATLEALGGQVPATIREERARYLDAMIDAHKYNAQCRVAVFGEPDMVLGLVRASSENGAVPVVAATGSRCVSFEKVLAPDMAKATETQFSGDFDILNFADFAAIENALLARKANLMLGNSDGRRIEESHHVPLLRYGFPIHDRVGGQRTRLLFYDGSLSLMEATANAMLQFTEGSFREELLNKYFKEDTAMEAEASRIEVTESASASASAPATELTSEPVAPAAALTELAAVSAERTKSHPCFSCGACATSARLHLPIAPKCNLSCNYCLRKYDCVNESRPGVTTAVLTPTQAFDRFMAVKRDMPNLTVVGIAGPGDSLANPEETFRTLEMIRREDPNITFCMSTNGLALPEYVEDMKRVGVSHATVTINAVDPAIGAQIYKFAMYRGKRYTGETAAALLLANQMAGLRALTKAGIVCKVNTVLLKGINDGHIPQVVETARELGAVMTNIMQLIPVKGSVFENMPLVSNKELMDMRRSCEPTLKQMYHCKQCRADAVGLLGDDKSIDYRPPVAEKAPMVEESRLAVARKIRIAVASKTGMTVDQHFGQADQFYIYESDGAAASYVETRSVSRYCNGMDDCGEKAGRMAGILAAVDDCEGVLALRIGESPLKKLETRGIRVFTQYENVDKAVNDAARALCG
- the nifE gene encoding nitrogenase iron-molybdenum cofactor biosynthesis protein NifE is translated as MAMEILEERRTSIKEKGNKGGSCCSGDGLRCDTASVAGSVSQRACVYCGARVVLNPITDAFHIVHGPIGCASYTWDIRGSLTSGSELFRNSFSTDLQEKDIVFGGAEKLTRAIDEAIANYSPKLIFVYATCIVGVIGDDVEAVCRNAEKKHGIRVIAVKAPGFSGTKSTGYRMACNALVQLMEPHKEQPRLKGVNILGDYNLAGEMWIIRNYLREMGIPIVATLTGDAAYETLIKAPAAQLNIVQCAGSMMYLAHRMEDEMGVPWMRASFFGVEDTSTALRQVAERLNDDYAKRKAEALIAERGAKAEAFLEQYKPHFVGKKAAIFVGGGFKAISLIRQFNEMGIETVVVGTQTGKPEDYEIISSLVNPGTVILDDANPAELETFMKQKGADILVGGVKERPLAYKLGIAFCDHNHERKHALGGFEGVENFTREVNLSINSPVWQFTRSSASFAEATQAQANLVREALAARAAYF